The genome window TCTTCGGGCGTGTAGCCGGCCCAGTCGCCGCTGCGCAGCGCCTGCAACATGCGGATGCCGCTGCCGTAGGTGAAGCAGGTGGCGATTTCGGGCGCCGTCTTGCGGATGTAGCCCATGAGCCCTTCGTGGAACGAAGCGAGGATGACCCGGTCCTGGGCGCCCATACGGCGGAGCAACTCGACCATCGCCGCGGGCAATGCGGCGCCGCCCTTGATTTCGATGAGGAACAGGGACTCGGGCAAGGCTTCCAGTGCTTCGGCGAACGTCGGCACGGTGATGCCTTGGCCGCGGCAGGGGAACGTCTGGCCGCCATCGGGGCTGAAATGCCATGCGGCGTCGAGAGCCTTCAATTCCGCCAGCGTCATGGCCGACACCTCGCCGTGGCCGTTCGTGGTGCGGTCCACGGTCTCGTCGTGCATGAGCACGACCTGGCCGTCCGCGGTGAGGCGCGCGTCGCTTTCCAGCAGGGTTCCGGGAAATCGCTTCGATACCTCCGTGAACGCGAGCAGCGTGTTCTCGGGCCAGAGCGCACTGCCGCCCCGGTGTGCGCAGAGGCGCAGCGATGCCCGCGTGATCCGCT of Candidatus Hydrogenedentota bacterium contains these proteins:
- a CDS encoding glycerophosphodiester phosphodiesterase, whose protein sequence is MSELIPFLLRAGALASMAVLAAGVAAALPGEGPKRITRASLRLCAHRGGSALWPENTLLAFTEVSKRFPGTLLESDARLTADGQVVLMHDETVDRTTNGHGEVSAMTLAELKALDAAWHFSPDGGQTFPCRGQGITVPTFAEALEALPESLFLIEIKGGAALPAAMVELLRRMGAQDRVILASFHEGLMGYIRKTAPEIATCFTYGSGIRMLQALRSGDWAGYTPE